The genomic interval gaaggagggaagggggagagggaaaggggaggaaaggagagagagaaagaaagagagagagaaagaaagaagcagctCAGAGACCCCTTGACCCTGCCCTGTGTAAGCTATGGGAGGGAAATTCCAAAAGGCTTTTCAGACCGTTCTCTTTCTGGCCTTTGATATGTGACATGCAATTCTCCTTACCCTCCCCCCttcatttttcctctcttcttttgtgGCCCTTTAAAAATACCTAAGCTCTGAAAATAGTGGgttgttttctttcaatttgtGGAATGAAACctaacaaaagaataaagaggaaTTTTAGAATAAACACTGACCTGGGAGACAGGGTCTCAGTTTTACCACTATAGGCTGTGTGgacttggacaagtcacttaacttctctgagcctcagttataaaataagtggACTCTTCCCAGTTCTGTGAAAAGCATGGGCTGTATCAGGAAATTATACAGAGACCCAGGAAAGAAACGTAGtgatgctgaagaaaaaaaaaaaatatgtttttagccAGAGATTTATGGGAGGGTTGGAGATAGAAGTCACTTTTTCAAGGTGCAAAATCATTAATGAAAAGAGCTTTCTATTTTAACCTTTCTCTATACCCAGACCTCTATCTCAGATTTGTCATTATTGCTAGCTTCATGTATAAAGTGGCCTCACCTTGCCCCTCTGCATACCGCTTTCCTGATCAATCTCACCAATGCCTTTCATCCAGAATTAGGTAGGAAGAATAGTAATCTCTCTCCCATTGCTACCTGATTAGaagcattttaaaacttctaCAGAGTTGTCTGGTAAAAATTTGACTGCTAAAAAAtgtgactgggcttccctggtggtgctttgcttaagaatctgcctgccaatgcaggggacccgggttcgagccctggtccgggatgatcccacatgccgcagagcaactaagcctgtgcaccacaactactgagcctgcgctctagagcccatgagccataactactgagcccatgtgccacaactactgaagcccacgcacccagagcccgtgccccgcaacgagaagccaccgcagtgagaagcccgcacaccacaacgaagagtagccctcactcaccacaactagagaaagcccgtggcccgtgcacagcaacgaagacccaacgcggccaaaaataaataaaataaataaataaataaaaatgtgactGGCAGTTAGTATTgccatcttttctctttcctctgttcctttcctTTATGATCCCTGTAATAATTCCCAGCATTTGCATTCATATTTCTAGAGAGGAGAGCAAGTGGGATTATGATCATCTTCCTCTTTAAGGACAGATAGATCATCGATGCTTCTGGATGGTGACTAACAGAATAATAAAGTCAGAACGGACTATttcaagagaaaggagaggatgCTCCAATGCCAAATACATACCATGAATTTCAAGTCTTGGCTTCCTACTATGGTCTGATTGACTAAACTTAAAGCTTGGGTCATGGCTTTTGAACCAATCATTTTAACACCTTCACTGAATATTTGtaccttttcctttcctcaaaGCCAAATAGTTGTCATTGGAGATGTATCCTTGGGTATAGAGTGAgtcccttccctcttcttttgGGGGGAAGGTGTCAGGCATGTAGGTATCGAGTTTATTCTCTCATTGTCTGTAGTAAGAAAAATTTGTTCGAATTTAAACTAtacttgttaaaaagaaaataatcaagagataatatataaaaaagtgGTTATCTCAGGGCCACAGGATTATGAGGaagatttcttttggttttttcttgtatgtgtgattttctgtattttccaaaattctacaGATAACATGCACTACTATTAGCATCtttatataatatgaaatattacaattattaaatattataatatattaatataatatcacaacatttataatctttaataatattaaagaaaatattaattaaaaaataaatacaactgcCATTTTTTGTTACCAAGATAAAATTACATTTGTGTTCATGGGAAAAATAGATGCAGGCAtactttgatttttctcagtGGTAATCTTCCAACTATATTACAGCaaattaatgtataaaatgaataaagtgaccccctccttcttcttcccacCCTTTGGCGGTAACTGCAGTTGCCAGTTTGGTGGCTTCAGATGCCAGTGGCCCTTCAGCGTGTTGCTTGggtccttctttctcccttctctcaaaAGTAGTTACTGATCAAATGTTTCTGTGTTTTAGGAAAGCTGTATGTTATGGACTGTCTTTGGATAGGGAAGACTCCTTGAAACAAAATAAGTATCCtctaatttttgtaaatttagaaAGTTAGCTGTGATTCAGTATGCTAAGTTTTCACCTAAAAACTATACTTGGAATCAGTATCTCGAGAAAAACCCATTTGGTGGcattaatattttcaattgttgACATTCGGTTCTCATCATGAAATTGCTGTCAAAACGGATAGAATTCTGTACGCTTGGCAGTCTTACCTAAAAGCAAAGCCCAAGACTGGAATAGCAGGAATTTACAGGTCAAGACAGAAGGGCGTTTGGCAGAGTTAGTCATAAGGAAGTCTGCATGGTATACTTTACCCAAAGCAGCTCACATTGCATTAAGCACTGATGTTTTAGTCactttaaagaatgaataaacagtaGTCCAACCGAaaagaactaggaaaaaaaaaaaccaggcacATTGGAAGCACAGATTTAACTTATCAATATTAACCTATtaatttaaaatcacttttacTGTTTTAAAGCAGTCTGTTTTCATGCTGCTTTCTCatagaattattttctctacAATAAATAGCCAAGTGTGTCCATTTATTGGTTATATTTCATAGGATCAGAGAATTCTAAAGCTGGAAAGGTCTGTAGATCTTAGCTAGTTTAGCCCTTTGCATTTataaatgagggaactgaggcccaagtCACTCAGTGAGTTAGAGGGAGTGCCAGCCCTCAAATATTTAGGTTCTTTCACCCATGAGCCAGGATTCTTAGTTCTTTCCACTACCCCGGCTGCCAGTGTAAATATGTGccttgattttaaattttgtttttcaggaaTTGGAAGAGGTGCCTGAAGAAATGGGtgctagaagaaaacactggAAGGAGAATATGTTTGCTCCTTTTTTTAGTGCACAGGATATTCTAGATGAGGCTTCTCAGCTTGAATCTTCTTCTGAACAAATGACTTTAGGTAAGGCCAAGAGAATGGAAGGGATTTTTAATTTGTCTAGTAGaaagtttcaagaagaaaataaatttaaaaggaaagaatttatttctcaaccaaatgaaaatgaacaagaaccaaatttaagagagagaaagataaacattTCAAAGAATGAGGCAGACACAAATTCTGCCTCCTGTGAAGCATCTAATTTGGACATTGCAACTGAAGAAAGCTTTAATACTTCAGAAGAGCCTCTTAGCTGGGGTACAAAGGAATTATCAACTCCACTACgaaaagacaagaagaagaaattcacTGAAGGAATGTCTCCAAAACTTCGCCTGAATCTTTTGAATGAAGAGCTGGAAGCGCTTAATGTGAAATgcagaaaaatagaagaggaattCGAAAATGCGGAAAAAGAACTTTTGAACTACAAAAAAGAAGTCTCCTCAAAACCCCTAAATTTTCAAGAAGCAGGGATGGAAACGTCCAAGAAAGACTGGGAACTTCAAGCTTTAAGAAATGACCTCTCTGAAAAAGCAACAAATGTTAAAAACTTAACAGAAGAGCTCCAGCAAGCCAAAGAGGTCATCCACAAGTTGAGCCTTGAGAACAAGGATTTAAAAGAAGCTGTTAGGAAGTTAAAGCAGCAAACTGAGGTTGGAAATGCACTCctaaaggaagaagtgaaattgtattatgaattagaaatggaaaaggtcCACGGAGAGCTCAATGCCATCAAGAATGAACTGAGAGCGGAGAAGACCCTACAAGCAAGAAACAACAGAGCCCTGGAGTTGCTTAGAAAACACTTTGCTTCTGTAACGTCATCAGGTACCCCTGACAGCTTTAtgggggactttttttttaaataaaaaaataaaaaagcctttcATTAGGCAAATGATTGAGCCAAATCAGTGTTTCTTGTGCTTTCTTTGTGTACAACTTAAAACATATGTGATGGGATGTGATTTTCATGTTTGGTGAATCAAGATATCCGTGAAAGGTGTAGATGTTAACTTCAAAGCTTCTGCTTTCTCCTTCTAATGAATTTATTGCCAGAGTCCAAATAGAAATGAAGGTTTAGAAatctctttacatatatatatatatatatgtattttactcAAAGACATGTAGTGATTCACCAAATCATTGATGAATACGCATCAACAGACATTTTGTGATCTTGTGAGCAATGTGTCCTTGGCACGTGAATATTCTTCCATCTGTATTCGTTGAtattaacaataaaaatctcatttatttgtGTAAGCATAACATGTGGGTATGGGTCTTAAAGCAGTCTGTTCCGACTCAGTGGGATACTAAAAATGTATCTGCTTTCCCTGAGATCTGTCCTTAATTAGGCATATATAAATGTCTCCCCCAAAATGCAGGTTTTTCCACCCTCCTGCTGTTTTCCCCATGCCTTCTCCCTTGACCTGGCCACGGTGCCCACAGACCAGAAGATGGCTTAGAGACACGGCTGTGACCTTGGCTACAGCCCTGATTTTGACAGCAATAGCTTTTGCCTTTTCTTATGTTGACCAGCAAGGGGCGTTGTTGACACAGGTCTTCCAAAATTCTACCAGGGGAAAATTTATAAGTTTCCTGCCCAGTTTACGTCACCAGCTGGCCGAGACTTGGGTGAAAGGTGTTGGATGTCATCTAGGTAAGCTGTTAGTGAGCTGGCTTGATTTATACAGGAATCCAGCCATGTAAAGAGCCTGGATaatgacaatttcttttttactttaaaagaacaaacatgtaCTGCCTCAGGCCTTTGGTGGAAACTGTGGGCCAGTTGATTCTGTGCATTTGTTTGTATCAATCAAGATCTTTTGTAATTGGAGCTCTATTTGCATGGTATTTTTAAGTCCAATGAACCAAATGTAATTACAGACTGTGAAGGTGGGATACGATTGTAAGGGTTCAGGTATTTTCCCTGATGGGAAATCCCCAGACTGGGAGTCTAGACACTTGGGTTCTAGGACCTGCTTTGTTATTAACTAGCTATTTAACCTTCTAGGCCTGaaagtcctcatctgtaaaatgagggagtaGATCTATCATCCAGATTCTGTTCAGTTCTAACGTTCTGTGATTTCACCACAGTGATTTTAATCACAAGTGTAACTACCTGTGAGGCAGTAAAACCCCTATGGCATTGGAGATGTTCAGCTCTAATACTTCAGGGGACCTACTTTACAGACCTTCTCCTTTCAAAGGAAGTATACAAAGGCTCTTGTTTATAGTTTGAACATCTCCAAATACCGTGTCAATAATAAATCAGGAGAGGGAGTAAATGAggttatttcttctcctttctcttgtttcctttttaCTCACTAAGGTCGGGGAAGGCCCTGAATGGAGACAAACTTGGCTGACTTGGAGCTGAGCAGGGCTTGCCCGGCCTGGGACAATTGGACTAAATTCGAAGATAACAATCTTTGGAGCTTTCTGACTTAGTCCTGATAACTTCACCCAGGAGCTGGCAGCCTGCTCAAAAAGGTAGGTGACTTTCAGGTTCCTGATGGTCACTGCTTCCCACCCAGGATCTAGGCACAAGAGCAGACTAGGAACTCTTTGCCCTGTTTGACTCTCTTCCTCATCACCCCCTTAAAGATTACCCCTTGGTCCTTGCCCCAGAAAGACCCTCAGCCCCTGAATGCCAGTGTGCAGAGCAGcttacatgtttaaaatatttcacaaattgTATTAAGCTACTAGGCTCCATCCTCTtagtatatttcaatttttaaagaggAGCTTTTatgccagaatttcttttttttttta from Balaenoptera musculus isolate JJ_BM4_2016_0621 chromosome X, mBalMus1.pri.v3, whole genome shotgun sequence carries:
- the CCDC160 gene encoding coiled-coil domain-containing protein 160 translates to MGARRKHWKENMFAPFFSAQDILDEASQLESSSEQMTLGKAKRMEGIFNLSSRKFQEENKFKRKEFISQPNENEQEPNLRERKINISKNEADTNSASCEASNLDIATEESFNTSEEPLSWGTKELSTPLRKDKKKKFTEGMSPKLRLNLLNEELEALNVKCRKIEEEFENAEKELLNYKKEVSSKPLNFQEAGMETSKKDWELQALRNDLSEKATNVKNLTEELQQAKEVIHKLSLENKDLKEAVRKLKQQTEVGNALLKEEVKLYYELEMEKVHGELNAIKNELRAEKTLQARNNRALELLRKHFASVTSSGTPDSFMGDFFFK